A single genomic interval of Terriglobus albidus harbors:
- a CDS encoding ABC transporter permease, protein MTSRFHVFAAKLSGMFGRRKADHEFDDEMRLHLQLLTERFIRQGMRPEEAASAARRQFGNTTLLKQSRREMRSIMSLSNLGRDLRFSVRQLRRNPTLALVAITSLALGIGANTAIFAVAKKVLLDTLPVKDPKQLRMLTWVAGHDQKVPLVWGDASSNASGDHISSSFSYPVFEELHKQTEAFQYLFAFKDVQMTAAVDGHPADLVSAEFVSGDTFNALGVQPLLGRTLTAADDTDTSAGPVAVISEAYWAAHFARSPSALGRTISLNGIPATIVGIAPGSFTGLQIDTVTQVFVPIVTQPVLLPRPQNSSASLLNNPQSWWLLVMARLRPDVPEISAQARLDAILRQAAAAGMPDGKAPTQFHLRFQPGDRGLDYLKDAFAKPSYMLLALSGLVLLLACVNLANLLLARAATREREVSTRLALGAGRAHIVRQMLTESLLLSSLGGTAGLLVGYLGRNLIPRLLAKSWNPETIQLDFDGRVIAFTVGISLATGILFGLAPAWQATRTNVNSGLKDTTHATSSRQKMGLGKGLVIFQIALSAILLIGAGLFVRTLVNLNHTALGFRPDNILLFRLAPPKTRYTGPQSTALYRQLEEKLATIPGVRSVSLSTIAIVGDGYSGSTFHVSGRPTVEGERRVQMNIVGTDFLSTLGISIMRGRGFNTHDTHTSPKVAVVNQTLAQKYFPNQDPLGQTFENEDADGPIQIIGIAADTRYANLRTPTPPLFYLPYQQHPDNVSRMVVELRTFAEPAGIVNQARAAVASLDPNLPLIEVRTMTQQIDSSLSNERIFARLTAGFGLLALLLASIGIYGIMSYTVARRTSEIGIRMALGARADQVLSIVLREVSWMTLAGVAIGIGGALWLGRFLSAMLYGLKPSDPLTLITAAALLAIIALLAALGPARRASRIDPIRALRHE, encoded by the coding sequence ATGACCTCCAGATTCCATGTTTTCGCGGCAAAGCTCAGCGGGATGTTCGGCCGTCGAAAAGCCGATCACGAATTCGACGACGAGATGCGGTTGCATCTGCAGCTCCTCACGGAGCGATTCATTCGCCAGGGGATGCGACCTGAAGAGGCTGCTTCGGCGGCGCGCCGTCAATTCGGTAATACGACCCTCTTGAAGCAAAGCCGGAGAGAGATGCGCTCGATCATGTCCCTCTCCAATCTTGGACGCGATCTCCGCTTCAGCGTGCGTCAGCTCCGCCGTAACCCCACACTTGCCCTCGTCGCCATCACCTCCCTCGCTCTGGGCATCGGCGCCAACACCGCCATCTTCGCTGTCGCAAAAAAAGTTCTCCTCGATACCCTGCCCGTCAAAGACCCGAAACAGCTCCGCATGCTCACCTGGGTCGCCGGTCACGATCAGAAGGTACCACTCGTCTGGGGTGATGCTTCTTCCAACGCGAGTGGCGACCACATCAGCTCATCGTTCTCCTACCCCGTTTTTGAAGAACTGCACAAGCAGACCGAAGCCTTCCAGTACCTCTTCGCCTTCAAGGACGTCCAGATGACCGCTGCTGTGGACGGTCACCCCGCCGATCTCGTCTCCGCCGAATTCGTGAGTGGTGATACCTTCAACGCGCTCGGAGTCCAGCCCCTACTCGGCCGCACCCTTACAGCCGCAGACGACACCGACACCAGCGCAGGCCCGGTCGCCGTCATCAGCGAAGCCTACTGGGCCGCTCATTTCGCCCGTTCTCCCTCCGCGCTCGGCAGAACGATCTCACTCAATGGCATTCCCGCCACCATCGTAGGCATCGCCCCAGGCAGCTTCACCGGTCTGCAGATAGACACCGTTACACAAGTCTTCGTTCCCATTGTCACGCAGCCGGTGCTTCTACCGCGCCCTCAAAACAGCAGCGCCTCCCTGCTCAACAACCCTCAATCCTGGTGGCTGCTCGTCATGGCACGCCTGCGTCCTGACGTTCCTGAGATCAGCGCGCAAGCCAGGCTCGACGCTATTCTGCGCCAGGCTGCAGCCGCAGGTATGCCGGACGGAAAAGCTCCCACTCAATTCCATCTCCGGTTCCAGCCCGGAGACCGCGGCCTCGACTACCTGAAGGACGCGTTCGCCAAGCCCTCCTACATGCTGCTCGCACTCTCCGGCCTCGTGCTTCTGCTGGCCTGCGTCAACCTTGCCAACCTACTGCTCGCCCGGGCGGCGACCCGCGAACGCGAGGTAAGCACACGCCTCGCCCTTGGAGCAGGCCGCGCACACATTGTGCGCCAGATGCTCACTGAAAGCCTGCTGCTCTCCTCACTCGGAGGTACCGCCGGCCTGCTCGTCGGCTATCTCGGTCGAAACCTCATCCCACGGCTCCTCGCAAAATCGTGGAACCCGGAGACGATCCAGCTTGACTTCGATGGACGGGTCATTGCCTTCACTGTTGGTATCTCTCTCGCAACTGGAATTCTCTTCGGTCTCGCTCCCGCATGGCAGGCTACACGCACGAATGTCAACTCTGGTCTCAAGGACACAACCCACGCCACTTCCAGCCGTCAGAAGATGGGTCTCGGCAAAGGTCTTGTCATCTTCCAGATCGCACTTTCGGCAATCCTGCTCATCGGAGCCGGGCTTTTCGTGCGGACTCTCGTCAACCTCAACCACACTGCGCTTGGCTTCCGGCCAGACAACATCCTTCTCTTCCGCCTTGCCCCTCCGAAAACCCGCTACACGGGCCCGCAAAGCACCGCGCTCTATCGCCAGCTTGAAGAAAAACTGGCCACAATCCCTGGCGTTCGCTCGGTCTCGTTGAGCACAATCGCTATCGTCGGTGACGGTTACTCAGGTTCCACCTTCCACGTCTCCGGCCGCCCTACTGTCGAGGGTGAGCGCCGCGTTCAGATGAACATCGTCGGCACCGATTTCCTCTCCACGCTTGGTATCTCCATCATGCGCGGCCGTGGCTTCAACACGCACGACACCCATACATCACCCAAGGTCGCGGTCGTCAACCAGACTCTTGCACAGAAATACTTCCCCAACCAGGACCCTCTCGGCCAGACCTTCGAAAACGAGGACGCGGACGGCCCCATCCAGATCATCGGCATCGCCGCCGACACCCGCTACGCCAATCTTCGCACCCCTACGCCTCCGCTCTTCTATCTTCCCTACCAGCAGCATCCTGATAATGTGAGCCGCATGGTCGTCGAGCTTCGCACTTTCGCCGAGCCCGCCGGCATCGTCAATCAGGCCCGAGCCGCCGTTGCCTCACTCGATCCAAACCTGCCTCTGATCGAAGTCCGTACCATGACCCAACAGATCGACTCCAGCCTCTCCAACGAACGCATCTTCGCGCGACTCACCGCCGGCTTCGGTCTGCTTGCCCTCCTCCTCGCCAGCATCGGCATCTATGGCATCATGAGCTACACCGTAGCCCGCCGTACGAGCGAGATCGGCATCCGCATGGCTCTCGGAGCCCGCGCGGACCAGGTCCTCTCGATAGTGCTGCGCGAGGTGTCGTGGATGACTCTGGCAGGTGTCGCGATAGGCATAGGTGGAGCGCTATGGCTGGGGCGCTTCCTTAGCGCAATGCTGTACGGATTGAAGCCCTCCGATCCGCTGACGTTGATAACCGCCGCGGCGTTGCTGGCTATCATTGCGCTGTTAGCCGCGCTTGGCCCCGCGCGGCGAGCATCGCGCATTGATCCTATCCGCGCGTTGCGACATGAATGA
- a CDS encoding SDR family oxidoreductase, with the protein MKRTALVTGASRGLGRAIALELGASGMNVVVNYFNGKDGAEDICDQIHKLGAQALAVKADVRNPAEIDALVTEAEKAFGGIDILIVNATGPQPMLSIEEQTWESYLDQLEFFVKSPLLLLKRVLPRMREKRFGRIIQIGSEVFELGNHRFANYVAAKGAQLGQTRSWARELAPTGITVNLVAPGWIPTERHVGTPQAEIDQYLQTLPTKKMGVPQDVAKAVAFLASDGAGFVTGQKISVNGSNTLE; encoded by the coding sequence ATGAAGCGAACGGCATTGGTAACTGGAGCATCGCGAGGTCTTGGGCGTGCTATCGCACTCGAACTCGGCGCATCCGGCATGAATGTGGTCGTCAACTACTTCAACGGCAAAGACGGAGCTGAAGATATTTGCGATCAGATCCACAAGCTCGGTGCGCAAGCCCTGGCCGTAAAGGCTGACGTTCGAAATCCCGCGGAGATAGACGCGCTCGTCACGGAGGCTGAGAAGGCTTTCGGGGGCATCGACATCTTGATCGTCAATGCGACAGGACCTCAGCCGATGCTTTCGATCGAAGAGCAGACGTGGGAAAGCTATCTCGATCAATTGGAGTTTTTTGTGAAGTCTCCGCTACTTCTGCTCAAGCGTGTTCTTCCCCGTATGAGAGAGAAGCGGTTTGGCCGCATCATTCAGATCGGAAGCGAAGTCTTCGAATTGGGAAACCATCGGTTCGCCAATTATGTGGCAGCAAAAGGCGCTCAGCTTGGGCAGACCCGTTCCTGGGCACGCGAACTGGCGCCGACCGGCATTACCGTGAATCTGGTTGCCCCCGGCTGGATACCCACGGAGCGGCACGTCGGCACTCCCCAGGCAGAGATAGACCAGTATCTGCAAACCCTGCCGACAAAGAAGATGGGAGTTCCTCAAGATGTCGCGAAGGCGGTGGCCTTCCTCGCGAGCGACGGGGCTGGATTTGTCACGGGACAGAAAATTTCGGTGAATGGCTCCAATACGCTCGAGTAG
- a CDS encoding TetR/AcrR family transcriptional regulator, translating into MTEQKKDLRSRKQELVSNAILDAAIALFEKKGFDQTEVAEIAKAAGISKRTFFRYFATKDDLLGRSVMDYGAVLVAAIRAAPPECTDMEVIHQTLLAGVQYNKQPESRARQLIAISTSHPTARQAYLSRKHLVEDAIAEAFASRARRASRNDLRVRLLAGVTLILMNAAIGAWFLGEEKTLEAAAKHAEAELEKITTLNTAPGSLKKKNRGKEDGRSANPLPIRRVL; encoded by the coding sequence TTGACCGAACAGAAAAAAGACCTGAGGTCCCGGAAGCAGGAACTCGTCAGCAACGCGATCCTGGATGCGGCGATCGCCTTATTCGAAAAGAAGGGCTTCGATCAGACAGAAGTGGCCGAGATCGCGAAAGCTGCCGGGATCTCCAAGCGCACTTTCTTCCGCTACTTCGCCACCAAGGATGATCTCCTCGGAAGAAGTGTTATGGACTATGGTGCAGTTCTGGTTGCCGCTATCCGCGCTGCACCGCCAGAGTGCACCGATATGGAAGTGATTCACCAGACCCTGCTTGCCGGCGTGCAATACAACAAACAACCCGAGTCCCGTGCGCGGCAGCTCATTGCGATTTCCACGAGTCACCCGACCGCACGGCAGGCCTATCTCTCCAGGAAGCACCTGGTGGAAGACGCCATCGCCGAAGCCTTTGCCTCCCGTGCGCGACGTGCCAGTCGCAACGATCTCAGGGTGAGACTTCTCGCAGGAGTCACATTGATCCTGATGAATGCGGCGATTGGCGCATGGTTTCTCGGAGAAGAGAAAACGCTTGAAGCTGCTGCGAAGCACGCTGAGGCGGAGCTCGAAAAGATCACCACTCTCAACACTGCGCCGGGCAGCTTGAAGAAGAAGAATAGAGGTAAAGAGGACGGGCGCTCAGCTAATCCACTCCCGATACGTCGAGTTCTCTAG
- a CDS encoding PKD domain-containing protein codes for MLLTFGLAFAEVPQKASVVDQAPPVTSACEAQAVHGPLFITESCNDPELSKPYVDVRRPGTMTDKASGVSVSFTYVHGGFSGTNARFSFYFPTAEKYKDRFFQTTYPTIGVEDAAPGCPEIGTSTCSVVFALSSGAYVVSTNNAGGVPAGGPLAAYRTNAAAAKYSRLIAKEIYKTDARPRGYLYGASGGAYQTVGSMENTSGVWDGAVPMVFGVPNAIPNFMASQLLALRVLRDKLPQIADAVAPGGSGDPYAGLNAEQRNTLREVTRLGFPLRAWWQYATLNGGGFWAVEGAVRSIDPSYVEDFWSKPGYEGKESSVQAARVRQDTTVKNNGEGNELVLGLEPSKDLLNGDLIIVDGPKAGQSVVITGIEGNKVKVVNASGITSGTAVRLDNSWAIALEYYSRHQVPTPHEYGWDQYVKRDGAPLYPQRGVIIGPILNASSAGSVASGRFHGKMIMAESVLDVSAYPWSADWYRQQALGALGDLSGSFRLWYMDNADHGPDIAGYSAGVAFEHSAHAADHIVSYLGEVQQALLDLDAWVAQGIAPPESTNYRIDAENQVRLEPDAELRRGIQPVVTLAAGKTSNLSSHPIAVVKKGRDVIFWAKAQTPPSAGKIVKVEWDFEGDGRFTSQAVSIGRQFAFEEVHRFVRPGTYFPVVRVTAQREGDANTSFGLVQNLTSMRVTVR; via the coding sequence ATGCTCCTCACCTTTGGCTTGGCCTTTGCAGAAGTTCCGCAAAAAGCAAGTGTTGTGGATCAAGCGCCACCGGTCACATCTGCTTGCGAGGCGCAGGCAGTTCACGGCCCTCTATTCATCACCGAGAGCTGTAACGATCCAGAGTTGAGCAAGCCATACGTCGATGTGCGGAGGCCCGGCACCATGACCGACAAAGCTTCCGGGGTGTCGGTCAGTTTCACATACGTTCATGGCGGCTTCAGCGGAACCAATGCCCGGTTTTCTTTCTACTTCCCAACGGCAGAGAAGTATAAAGACCGGTTCTTCCAGACGACCTATCCAACCATCGGTGTGGAAGATGCCGCTCCCGGCTGTCCTGAGATCGGTACGTCAACCTGCTCAGTGGTGTTCGCGCTGTCGAGCGGTGCGTATGTGGTTTCGACAAACAATGCGGGTGGCGTACCTGCAGGCGGACCGCTCGCGGCATACCGCACGAACGCGGCAGCCGCCAAATACTCACGCCTTATCGCCAAAGAGATATACAAGACGGATGCCCGACCGCGTGGCTACCTTTACGGGGCCAGCGGAGGCGCGTACCAGACTGTTGGCTCAATGGAGAACACCAGCGGCGTCTGGGACGGTGCAGTGCCGATGGTGTTCGGCGTTCCAAATGCCATCCCCAACTTCATGGCCTCGCAACTGCTGGCGTTGCGGGTGCTGCGTGACAAGCTGCCACAGATAGCCGATGCCGTAGCGCCAGGTGGCAGTGGAGATCCCTATGCGGGGCTGAATGCCGAGCAACGGAACACTCTCAGAGAAGTGACCCGGCTCGGGTTCCCGCTAAGAGCCTGGTGGCAGTACGCCACCCTGAACGGCGGCGGGTTTTGGGCGGTGGAAGGTGCAGTCCGTTCCATCGACCCCAGCTATGTCGAGGATTTCTGGAGCAAACCGGGATATGAGGGGAAGGAGTCATCGGTTCAGGCTGCTCGGGTTCGGCAAGACACGACCGTCAAGAACAATGGTGAGGGCAACGAATTAGTGCTCGGTCTGGAGCCGTCCAAGGATCTGCTGAACGGCGACTTAATCATCGTGGACGGTCCAAAGGCTGGCCAATCGGTCGTGATCACTGGAATCGAAGGCAACAAGGTCAAGGTTGTGAATGCATCGGGAATCACCTCGGGAACTGCGGTCCGGCTCGACAACTCTTGGGCTATCGCTCTCGAGTACTACTCGCGCCATCAGGTGCCAACGCCACACGAGTACGGTTGGGATCAGTATGTAAAGAGGGACGGTGCTCCGCTATATCCGCAGCGTGGCGTGATCATCGGTCCGATACTGAACGCATCAAGCGCAGGATCCGTAGCGAGCGGGCGATTCCACGGAAAGATGATCATGGCGGAGTCGGTTCTTGATGTTTCAGCCTACCCGTGGTCAGCGGACTGGTATCGGCAGCAGGCGCTAGGCGCGTTGGGTGACCTGTCCGGCAGCTTTCGACTTTGGTATATGGACAATGCCGATCATGGCCCGGACATTGCGGGCTATAGTGCTGGTGTTGCGTTCGAGCATTCCGCACACGCGGCCGACCACATCGTAAGCTATCTCGGAGAGGTGCAGCAGGCACTGCTGGATTTGGATGCGTGGGTCGCTCAGGGCATCGCGCCGCCTGAGAGTACCAACTATCGAATAGATGCCGAAAACCAGGTGCGACTTGAGCCCGACGCTGAGCTTCGTCGGGGCATTCAGCCCGTCGTGACATTAGCCGCCGGCAAAACATCGAATTTGTCCTCCCATCCCATAGCCGTGGTGAAGAAAGGAAGGGACGTTATTTTTTGGGCGAAGGCTCAGACACCGCCTTCTGCTGGCAAGATCGTCAAGGTCGAGTGGGATTTCGAAGGCGATGGCCGATTCACGTCGCAGGCGGTCTCGATTGGTCGCCAGTTCGCTTTTGAAGAGGTGCATCGCTTCGTTCGTCCCGGAACCTACTTCCCTGTGGTTAGAGTAACGGCCCAACGCGAAGGCGACGCGAACACGTCCTTTGGTTTGGTTCAGAATCTAACCTCCATGCGGGTGACCGTAAGGTAG
- a CDS encoding FAD-dependent oxidoreductase translates to MNAIRGKKIAIVGGGPGGLTLARLLQQSGARVSVYERDQSRSARVQGSALDLHEDSGLAALEAAGLTEAFWANHRPDLNNLRLTDENGTVLHDHSRRMSGPEKRPEIERGPLRDLLLDSLEPDTVQWDCKLESSEIQGEQVLLRFAGGKTALADIAIGSDGANSRLRELVTPIRPQYVGVSLVEGLIPAAKQTIPELWDLLGGSALIALGGERTIGIGTKPDESVLLYAGLKTDDRAVRQSLEEAVDPDQRVGWFRANFKGWSDRWEPLFREAVSMVWRPLLVCPMDQPWKSKPNVTLIGDAAHVMPPYAGEGVNMAMLDALVLSKLLLSEASSSDAIAAYEAEMFARMRRMTADTMVNTEMFYAPDACERVVALFRSFAAKEAIPPSSEA, encoded by the coding sequence ATGAACGCTATTCGTGGAAAGAAGATCGCCATTGTCGGCGGAGGACCAGGCGGCCTTACTCTGGCACGGCTGCTACAGCAAAGCGGCGCGCGGGTGTCGGTGTACGAGCGTGATCAAAGCCGCAGTGCACGAGTCCAGGGCAGCGCATTAGACCTCCACGAAGACTCTGGACTGGCAGCCCTGGAAGCCGCCGGCCTGACAGAAGCCTTCTGGGCGAACCATCGACCAGATCTCAACAACCTCCGCCTTACCGATGAAAACGGTACGGTTCTTCACGATCACTCTCGCCGGATGTCCGGTCCGGAGAAACGTCCTGAGATCGAACGTGGTCCTCTGCGCGATCTCCTGCTCGATTCGCTTGAGCCTGATACGGTGCAGTGGGACTGCAAGCTGGAGTCTTCAGAGATTCAGGGGGAGCAGGTCTTGTTACGCTTTGCAGGCGGAAAGACAGCACTGGCCGACATCGCCATCGGCAGCGATGGCGCAAACTCCCGCTTGCGTGAGCTGGTTACTCCCATCCGGCCGCAGTATGTCGGCGTGTCGCTCGTAGAGGGCCTTATTCCTGCGGCGAAGCAGACAATACCGGAGTTGTGGGATCTTCTCGGAGGCTCAGCCTTGATCGCTTTAGGAGGCGAAAGGACGATTGGCATAGGAACTAAGCCGGATGAGAGCGTGTTGCTGTATGCGGGTTTGAAGACAGATGATCGTGCGGTGAGGCAGAGCCTTGAGGAGGCAGTCGATCCGGATCAGCGAGTCGGATGGTTCCGCGCAAACTTCAAAGGGTGGAGTGACCGATGGGAACCACTCTTTAGAGAAGCCGTTTCGATGGTATGGCGTCCGCTCCTTGTTTGCCCGATGGATCAACCTTGGAAGTCGAAGCCAAATGTTACGCTGATTGGCGATGCAGCGCATGTCATGCCGCCCTATGCGGGCGAAGGTGTGAACATGGCGATGCTCGACGCCCTGGTCCTGTCGAAGCTTCTTCTTAGCGAGGCCTCTTCTTCTGACGCCATTGCGGCCTATGAGGCGGAAATGTTTGCCCGGATGCGGCGTATGACGGCAGACACCATGGTTAACACGGAAATGTTCTATGCGCCGGATGCCTGCGAGCGCGTCGTGGCTTTGTTCCGCAGCTTCGCGGCGAAAGAAGCGATTCCACCATCCTCGGAGGCTTGA
- a CDS encoding SpoIIE family protein phosphatase: protein MQMRNALKLSILLVLAAMAAGSAAAQDLAPVVRVEGLGRGLVRLNEPWQFHLGDDPHWAEPDSNTAPGQAGWEAIKPDRPWGAQGHFAAHGFAWYRLRLNITPVANLRSQIQLLIPGITDAYEVYWNGSLVGRYGTLSPHPSWPAVYQPQWFTLPSPYTGTLAIRVWQGPLGSSSSGIVGGFSEAPILGDADSISGYVGIWNYEFLKGTLFANALNLLYLIVGIAGIALWSRRRNERLLLWFSIFAVCPAIWGSVYTMRIPVSSQFAQFLVQPLWQLRNVALWFLLIEMLHLGNKRHLAQWARILALVSVTAAFLDGCLIYIPAAWLSSTAGAWADGILTVIIEPCDLYLLVLAIFGFRQKLDSVRWVVAVSASLSQLGAVIAATAGQGQRFTHWTLAQRLYSPLFHIGPVSLSVLQVLDLMVFSSIVYAVYRFVFEQQTRKALLEQELESARELQRVLIPEKPPELAGYTISSAYHPALEVGGDFFQVLPLEGEQAGSCLVILGDVSGKGLRAAMAVSLIVGAVRTLAENYSSPAEILAGLSRRLHGRLQGGFTTCLAMRLDSDGGCTLASAGHPAPYLNGKEIELPGALPLGIDPSIDYEETAMKFKPGDRCTLYTDGLLEARADSGEIFSFERLQRLLSEAHDADTASRAAVQFGQEDDITVLTLTRSA from the coding sequence ATGCAAATGCGGAATGCATTGAAGCTCTCAATTCTCCTCGTCCTGGCTGCCATGGCCGCGGGTTCCGCGGCGGCACAGGATCTGGCTCCGGTCGTCAGGGTTGAGGGGCTCGGCCGCGGGCTTGTGCGCCTCAACGAACCGTGGCAGTTTCATCTCGGCGACGATCCTCACTGGGCCGAACCGGACTCGAATACTGCTCCGGGTCAGGCTGGGTGGGAGGCGATCAAGCCCGACCGCCCCTGGGGCGCGCAAGGCCACTTCGCCGCGCATGGGTTCGCGTGGTATAGGCTGCGGCTCAACATCACTCCGGTAGCGAATCTCCGTTCGCAAATTCAACTGCTCATCCCCGGCATCACTGACGCCTACGAGGTCTATTGGAACGGATCTCTGGTCGGCCGTTATGGGACCCTGTCTCCACACCCTTCCTGGCCTGCTGTGTATCAGCCCCAATGGTTCACACTTCCAAGCCCGTATACCGGGACTCTCGCGATTCGCGTCTGGCAAGGTCCGCTCGGATCGAGTTCGAGCGGCATCGTCGGCGGGTTCAGCGAGGCACCCATCCTGGGCGATGCGGACTCCATATCGGGATACGTCGGAATATGGAACTACGAGTTCCTGAAAGGCACCCTCTTTGCCAACGCGCTTAATCTCCTGTACCTGATCGTGGGGATTGCCGGCATCGCACTCTGGTCGCGGCGTAGAAATGAGCGGCTGTTGCTGTGGTTCTCGATCTTCGCGGTCTGTCCGGCGATTTGGGGTTCGGTCTATACGATGCGAATTCCAGTCTCCAGTCAATTCGCTCAATTTCTGGTTCAGCCCCTGTGGCAACTCCGCAATGTTGCGTTGTGGTTTTTGCTGATCGAGATGCTTCATCTCGGCAATAAAAGGCACTTAGCGCAGTGGGCCAGAATTCTGGCCCTCGTGAGCGTCACTGCTGCCTTCCTCGATGGATGCCTTATCTACATCCCTGCCGCATGGCTCTCATCGACGGCGGGCGCGTGGGCCGATGGCATCCTTACCGTCATCATTGAACCTTGCGATCTGTATCTCCTCGTTCTTGCGATCTTCGGGTTCCGCCAGAAGCTTGACTCTGTCCGCTGGGTAGTGGCTGTCAGCGCAAGTCTTTCGCAATTAGGTGCTGTGATTGCAGCCACAGCAGGACAAGGGCAAAGGTTCACCCACTGGACTCTTGCCCAAAGGCTCTATTCCCCGCTCTTTCATATCGGACCGGTCAGCCTAAGCGTCCTTCAAGTCCTCGATCTGATGGTGTTTTCTTCCATTGTTTATGCCGTCTATCGATTCGTCTTTGAGCAGCAGACCCGCAAGGCGCTGCTCGAGCAGGAACTCGAAAGTGCACGCGAGTTGCAGCGGGTGTTGATTCCGGAAAAGCCGCCCGAACTGGCCGGGTATACGATTTCGAGCGCCTATCATCCGGCATTGGAAGTAGGTGGAGACTTCTTCCAGGTCCTTCCGCTCGAAGGCGAGCAGGCCGGCTCATGCCTGGTCATCCTCGGAGACGTCAGCGGTAAAGGCCTTCGCGCCGCAATGGCTGTTTCCCTCATCGTGGGAGCAGTGCGCACGCTGGCAGAAAACTATTCAAGCCCAGCCGAGATTCTGGCAGGACTCAGCCGGCGTCTTCATGGCCGTCTACAGGGTGGCTTCACAACCTGCCTGGCCATGCGCCTCGACTCTGATGGAGGCTGCACGCTTGCGAGCGCAGGTCATCCGGCCCCGTACCTGAATGGCAAAGAGATCGAGCTTCCCGGCGCCCTGCCGTTAGGCATCGATCCTTCCATCGACTACGAGGAGACTGCCATGAAATTTAAGCCCGGCGATCGATGCACGCTCTATACCGACGGGCTTCTCGAAGCGAGAGCGGATTCGGGAGAGATCTTCAGCTTTGAACGCCTGCAGCGTCTCCTCTCGGAGGCACATGACGCGGATACGGCTTCCAGAGCCGCAGTCCAGTTCGGACAGGAAGACGATATTACCGTGCTCACACTTACACGCTCGGCGTAA
- a CDS encoding SDR family oxidoreductase, whose protein sequence is MGKLNGKIALVTGGNSGIGLATAKRFVAEGAYVYITGRRQESLDAAVKEIGGNVTAIQGDVSKLEDLDRLFAQIQQEKGKLDVVFANAGGGEFVPLGSYTEEHFDKTFNINVKGLVFTVQKALPLLPDGATIVLNGSIVSIKGFENFGVYNATKAAVRSFARTWTNELKARKIRVNVVSPGPIDTPAISGLVGNDAEQEKQLKAGLAAGVPLGRIGAPDELAKAVVFLASEDSSFVAGVELFVDGGFVAV, encoded by the coding sequence ATGGGAAAGCTGAATGGAAAGATTGCGCTGGTGACGGGTGGAAACAGCGGTATTGGATTGGCAACGGCAAAGCGTTTTGTCGCTGAAGGGGCGTACGTGTACATCACGGGCCGCCGCCAGGAGTCGCTGGATGCTGCAGTGAAGGAAATCGGCGGCAATGTTACCGCCATACAGGGTGATGTATCGAAGCTGGAGGATCTGGACCGCCTGTTTGCGCAGATCCAGCAGGAGAAGGGCAAGCTGGATGTCGTCTTTGCCAACGCGGGCGGAGGGGAGTTTGTGCCACTGGGCAGCTACACCGAGGAGCACTTCGACAAGACCTTCAACATCAACGTGAAGGGTCTTGTTTTTACGGTGCAGAAGGCGTTGCCACTGCTGCCTGATGGCGCAACGATCGTGCTGAACGGCTCCATCGTGTCCATAAAGGGCTTCGAAAACTTTGGCGTCTACAACGCGACTAAGGCCGCCGTGCGCTCGTTCGCACGCACCTGGACGAATGAGCTGAAGGCGCGCAAGATCCGCGTGAACGTGGTTAGCCCCGGACCGATTGATACGCCGGCGATCTCCGGTCTGGTGGGCAATGACGCTGAACAGGAGAAACAGCTCAAGGCCGGACTGGCCGCCGGCGTGCCGCTGGGCCGCATTGGTGCTCCGGATGAGCTGGCCAAGGCGGTCGTGTTCCTTGCGTCGGAGGACAGCAGCTTTGTAGCCGGCGTGGAGCTGTTCGTCGACGGTGGTTTCGTCGCCGTGTAA